A window of the Halostagnicola kamekurae genome harbors these coding sequences:
- a CDS encoding (2Fe-2S)-binding protein, giving the protein MAAHDITLTVNGTEHELTVQSRELLVHALRDQLEYTGPNVGCESTTCGACTVHIDGKAAKSCTVLAVQADEQEITTVEGLAEDGEFHPIQEGFQEEHGLQCGYCTPGMMMTATQLLAENPDPDEDEIREALEGNLCRCTGYQNIVNAVENAAEQMDGATARGDD; this is encoded by the coding sequence ATGGCAGCACACGACATCACACTCACGGTAAACGGGACAGAACACGAACTCACAGTACAGTCGCGGGAGTTGCTGGTCCACGCACTCCGGGACCAACTCGAGTACACCGGCCCGAACGTCGGCTGCGAGAGCACCACGTGCGGGGCCTGTACCGTCCACATCGACGGCAAAGCCGCCAAATCCTGTACGGTCCTGGCGGTTCAGGCCGACGAACAGGAGATCACGACCGTCGAGGGGCTCGCCGAGGACGGCGAGTTCCACCCCATTCAGGAGGGGTTTCAGGAGGAACACGGCCTGCAGTGTGGCTACTGCACGCCCGGTATGATGATGACCGCCACCCAGTTGCTCGCGGAGAACCCCGATCCCGACGAGGACGAGATCCGCGAGGCGCTCGAAGGGAACCTCTGTCGGTGCACCGGCTACCAGAACATCGTCAACGCGGTCGAAAACGCCGCGGAGCAGATGGACGGCGCGACCGCGCGGGGGGACGATTGA
- a CDS encoding xanthine dehydrogenase family protein molybdopterin-binding subunit, with translation MSVESVDPDEVDAADILGSAIERREDPALLTGDAEYTDDIQLPQMAHMVVKRSQHAHAAINDVDTAAAEEMDEVVAVFTAEDIDVPGNLPVGWLLDTLEQVDHPILARDRVRYQGDAIAVVVAEERYAAHDAVDAIDVDYERREAVTSPRAALNGAADLHDDAPGNTAFEWEIGDETKTEQAFADASHTASVDLENQLLIPNAMEPRGAVADYNPSTEELEVAMTTQNPHLHRLLMSGVIDHPEHKLQIRAPDVGGGFGSKIHHYADEALAAWTAKQLERPVKWIATRSETYLTDAQGRGHETHGEIAMDDDGDIVGLKIETDANLGAYLSTFAPAVPTYLYGTLLSGQYDIPAIHCEVTGAFTNVPPVDAYRGAGRPEASYVVERLIDLAASEMEMDPAEFRRQNFVPDDAFPYETQVAVVYDSGDYEKTLDRALEMLDYEDFRERQAEAREDGKYLGVGFSAYIEACGLAPSELAGQLGAQAGLWESSLVRFHPSGTVTAFCGTSGHGQGHDTTYAQIVANELGIEYDDVDVVEGDTDEIPHGMGTYGSRSAAVGGSSLVKSARKVVEKAKSIAAHQLEADEDDLEFEAGEFRVAGAPDRSMHIQEIAQQAYLAHDMPGEMEPGLEATSFYDPDNFVFPFGMHAAVVEVDPDTGELEFERYVAVDDVGNQINPKIVEGQIHGGVAQGIGQALYEGAEYDDNGQLLTGSMQDYAVPKAEHIPEMETDSTVTPSPHNPLGVKGVGEAGTIAAPQAVVNAVVDALEPFGVDHIDMPLKDEKIWRAVHENGGEE, from the coding sequence ATGAGCGTCGAATCCGTCGATCCCGACGAGGTCGACGCCGCCGACATCCTCGGCTCGGCCATCGAGCGCCGCGAGGACCCCGCCCTACTGACCGGCGACGCGGAGTACACCGACGACATTCAGCTGCCGCAGATGGCCCACATGGTGGTCAAGCGGAGCCAACACGCCCACGCTGCTATCAACGACGTCGATACCGCCGCCGCCGAGGAGATGGACGAGGTCGTCGCGGTCTTCACCGCCGAGGACATCGACGTCCCCGGGAACCTCCCGGTCGGGTGGCTGCTCGACACCCTAGAGCAGGTCGACCACCCGATTCTCGCGCGGGATCGAGTTCGCTATCAGGGCGACGCCATCGCCGTCGTCGTCGCCGAGGAGCGCTACGCCGCCCACGACGCCGTCGACGCCATCGACGTCGACTACGAGCGCCGCGAGGCGGTTACCAGTCCTCGAGCGGCCCTGAACGGCGCGGCCGACCTCCACGACGACGCGCCGGGAAACACCGCCTTCGAGTGGGAAATCGGCGACGAAACGAAGACGGAGCAGGCCTTCGCCGACGCGAGTCACACCGCGAGCGTCGACCTCGAGAATCAGCTGTTGATTCCGAACGCGATGGAGCCACGCGGTGCCGTCGCGGACTACAACCCGTCGACAGAGGAACTCGAGGTCGCGATGACCACCCAGAATCCACACTTACACCGCCTGCTCATGTCGGGGGTCATCGACCACCCCGAACACAAACTGCAGATCCGCGCGCCGGACGTCGGCGGCGGGTTCGGGAGCAAGATCCACCACTACGCGGACGAGGCGCTGGCGGCGTGGACGGCGAAGCAACTCGAGCGCCCGGTGAAGTGGATCGCGACGCGCTCGGAGACCTACCTGACCGACGCACAGGGTCGGGGCCACGAAACGCACGGCGAGATCGCGATGGACGACGACGGGGACATCGTCGGGCTGAAAATCGAGACGGACGCGAACCTCGGCGCGTACCTGTCGACGTTCGCCCCGGCGGTTCCGACCTACCTCTACGGTACCCTCCTGTCGGGCCAGTACGACATCCCGGCGATCCACTGCGAGGTCACTGGCGCGTTCACGAACGTCCCGCCGGTCGACGCCTACCGCGGCGCGGGACGGCCCGAGGCGTCCTACGTCGTCGAACGGCTGATCGACCTCGCCGCAAGCGAGATGGAGATGGACCCGGCCGAGTTCCGACGACAGAACTTCGTCCCCGACGACGCGTTTCCCTACGAGACGCAGGTCGCGGTCGTCTACGACAGCGGCGACTACGAGAAGACACTCGATCGGGCCCTCGAGATGCTCGACTACGAGGACTTCCGCGAACGCCAGGCCGAGGCTCGCGAGGACGGCAAGTATCTCGGCGTCGGCTTCTCGGCGTACATCGAGGCCTGCGGGCTCGCACCGTCGGAACTGGCCGGCCAACTCGGCGCGCAGGCGGGCCTGTGGGAATCGTCGCTGGTGCGCTTTCACCCGTCCGGAACCGTCACCGCGTTCTGTGGCACGTCGGGCCACGGCCAGGGCCACGACACCACCTACGCGCAGATCGTCGCCAACGAACTCGGCATCGAGTACGACGACGTGGACGTCGTCGAGGGCGACACCGACGAGATTCCACACGGCATGGGAACCTACGGCTCCCGGTCGGCCGCGGTCGGCGGGAGTTCGCTCGTCAAGAGCGCCCGGAAGGTCGTCGAGAAGGCGAAATCCATCGCTGCTCACCAGCTCGAGGCCGACGAGGACGACCTCGAGTTCGAAGCCGGTGAGTTCCGCGTCGCCGGGGCGCCCGACCGATCCATGCACATTCAGGAGATCGCCCAGCAGGCCTACCTCGCCCACGACATGCCCGGAGAGATGGAGCCGGGGCTCGAGGCGACCAGCTTCTACGACCCCGACAACTTCGTGTTCCCGTTCGGGATGCACGCCGCTGTCGTCGAAGTCGATCCGGACACCGGCGAGCTCGAGTTCGAGCGGTACGTCGCCGTCGACGACGTGGGCAATCAGATCAACCCGAAGATCGTCGAGGGACAGATCCACGGCGGCGTCGCTCAGGGTATCGGGCAGGCCCTCTATGAGGGTGCGGAGTACGACGACAACGGGCAGCTGCTGACCGGTTCGATGCAGGACTACGCCGTTCCGAAAGCCGAGCACATCCCGGAGATGGAGACCGATTCCACGGTGACGCCGTCGCCGCACAATCCGCTGGGCGTCAAAGGCGTCGGCGAGGCCGGCACGATCGCCGCACCCCAGGCCGTCGTCAACGCCGTCGTCGACGCGCTGGAACCGTTCGGCGTCGATCACATCGACATGCCGTTGAAAGACGAGAAGATCTGGCGGGCCGTCCACGAAAACGGAGGTGAGGAGTGA
- a CDS encoding CoxG family protein, whose product MEFDGTFTIEDVSMEEVWLALSDPVLIKQCLPGCQFMTRVEDPDDVDFEARRESEPDDDPATLPEADLEDISERAFEEGAHYAALLQLSVGSVKPSFQTVVTIDEREFPVMNASGEGSASDSSFEMASGMTLVETDEGVDIEWHAEADVFGTIAQMGQRVISPVANRVVNRFFSNVEDRLTEVADENDGGGIRDRIQDLL is encoded by the coding sequence GTGGAGTTCGACGGGACGTTCACCATCGAGGACGTGTCGATGGAGGAGGTGTGGCTGGCGCTCTCGGACCCGGTACTGATCAAGCAGTGCCTTCCGGGGTGTCAGTTCATGACTCGAGTCGAAGACCCGGACGACGTCGACTTCGAGGCGCGTCGGGAGAGCGAACCCGACGACGATCCGGCGACGCTGCCGGAGGCCGACCTCGAGGACATCTCGGAACGAGCCTTCGAGGAGGGGGCCCACTACGCGGCGTTGCTCCAGCTCAGCGTCGGGAGCGTCAAACCGAGCTTCCAGACGGTCGTCACGATCGACGAACGCGAGTTCCCGGTGATGAACGCCTCGGGCGAGGGGAGCGCGAGCGACTCCTCGTTCGAGATGGCCTCGGGGATGACCCTCGTCGAGACCGACGAGGGCGTCGACATCGAGTGGCACGCCGAAGCCGACGTGTTCGGCACGATCGCACAGATGGGACAGCGCGTCATCAGTCCGGTCGCGAACAGAGTCGTCAACCGGTTCTTCAGCAACGTCGAGGATCGGCTGACTGAAGTCGCCGACGAAAACGACGGCGGCGGTATTCGCGACCGAATTCAGGATCTACTATAG
- a CDS encoding hemolysin family protein, translating to MVDVALSVAQLVLALILVVLNGFFVAAEFAFVRIRGTSVDQLAEEGRPGSGTLQEVMTNLDNYLATTQLGITIASLGLGWVGEPAVAALIEPILEPALPPNIIHLVAFAIGFSIITFLHVVFGELAPKTLAIAKTERLSLFLAPPMKAFYYILYPGIVVFNGAANAFTRSLGVPPASETDETLGERELLRVLTRSGEGGDIDVAEVTMIERVFDLDDTVVREVMVPRPDVVSVPADATLSELHSIVLEAGHTRYPVLDANDGDQVIGFVDVKDVLRAEVDSGDAETVGDITREIAVVPETMAISDLLIQFREDRQQMAAVIDEWGALEGIATVEDIVEALVGDLRDGFDLDEREPSIRQRDDEGYDIDGGVQLSNVTDALAGNFESEEVETIGGLVLGQLNRAPEPGDRVEVDGHVIEVTSVEGTRISTVWVHEKDPDDPAVD from the coding sequence ATGGTAGACGTTGCGCTCTCGGTGGCACAACTCGTCTTAGCGCTGATTCTCGTGGTATTAAACGGCTTTTTTGTCGCTGCGGAGTTCGCCTTCGTTCGAATTCGCGGGACGTCGGTCGATCAGCTCGCAGAGGAGGGACGGCCCGGCTCGGGGACGCTCCAGGAAGTGATGACGAATCTCGACAACTATCTCGCCACGACGCAACTCGGTATCACCATCGCCTCACTCGGATTGGGATGGGTCGGCGAACCCGCAGTGGCAGCGCTCATCGAGCCCATACTGGAACCGGCTCTTCCTCCGAATATCATCCATCTCGTCGCGTTCGCAATCGGATTTAGTATCATCACGTTTCTCCACGTCGTCTTCGGTGAACTCGCACCGAAGACCCTCGCAATTGCCAAGACCGAGCGACTCTCGCTGTTCCTCGCCCCGCCCATGAAGGCCTTCTATTACATACTCTATCCGGGAATCGTCGTCTTCAACGGGGCGGCCAACGCCTTCACGCGATCGCTCGGTGTGCCACCCGCTTCCGAAACGGATGAGACGCTCGGTGAGCGGGAGCTCCTTCGGGTACTAACCCGATCCGGCGAGGGCGGAGACATTGACGTGGCAGAAGTGACGATGATCGAGCGCGTCTTCGATCTTGACGACACCGTGGTGCGGGAGGTCATGGTCCCACGACCGGACGTTGTGAGCGTTCCAGCGGATGCCACACTATCCGAGCTTCATTCGATCGTCTTAGAGGCCGGACACACGCGCTATCCGGTTCTTGATGCGAACGACGGTGACCAAGTGATTGGATTCGTAGATGTAAAGGATGTGTTGCGAGCAGAGGTGGACAGTGGGGATGCCGAGACAGTCGGTGACATTACCCGTGAGATTGCCGTCGTCCCGGAGACGATGGCAATTAGCGATCTCCTGATACAATTCAGGGAGGATCGCCAGCAGATGGCCGCAGTCATCGACGAGTGGGGAGCACTCGAGGGGATTGCGACAGTTGAAGATATCGTCGAGGCTCTCGTCGGAGACCTGCGGGACGGGTTCGATCTCGATGAGCGCGAACCCTCGATACGCCAGCGTGACGATGAGGGGTACGACATTGACGGAGGAGTCCAATTGTCGAACGTTACCGATGCTTTGGCTGGGAACTTCGAAAGCGAGGAGGTCGAAACGATCGGTGGACTAGTGCTCGGGCAACTCAACCGCGCGCCAGAACCTGGCGACCGCGTCGAGGTCGACGGTCACGTCATTGAAGTGACGAGCGTCGAGGGAACCCGAATTTCGACGGTATGGGTCCATGAAAAGGATCCCGATGATCCAGCGGTGGATTGA
- a CDS encoding 2Fe-2S iron-sulfur cluster-binding protein produces the protein MSSERQETVDVPPLTEEIAPGTATDPSVGGDAPATVTVDGTEVSVDSGATLIDAVEAVETDEYVPALCHYGREGIGPRSECRTCMVETDEHGTVPACSFPAEDGLTIRTDAEDASQARDVNLDLVLSDHNLRCTTCGKNGRCELQDAAIEQEVEEPRYGVLDDREEYEPLDDSSSFIQIDRNKCILCNRCVEACNDVQVEGVLRMEGSGQDTRIGFQNGAETMEDSTCVSCGHCATVCPTGSLVEKGIEDATTIPLPGFTQKNSVGKSYENSGAIKGPMTPKKRTEETTNGESASSAESGADDTRGTDDTDDWAFDRDGDWP, from the coding sequence ATGAGTTCAGAACGCCAGGAAACAGTCGACGTACCGCCGCTCACAGAGGAAATCGCACCGGGAACCGCGACCGATCCGTCGGTCGGCGGCGACGCGCCCGCGACGGTCACTGTCGACGGCACCGAGGTGTCGGTCGACTCGGGGGCGACGCTGATCGATGCCGTCGAAGCGGTCGAGACCGACGAGTACGTCCCCGCGCTCTGTCACTACGGGCGAGAGGGGATCGGTCCGCGAAGCGAGTGTCGAACCTGCATGGTCGAAACCGACGAACACGGCACCGTTCCGGCCTGTAGCTTCCCCGCCGAGGACGGCCTTACGATACGAACCGACGCGGAGGACGCCTCACAGGCGCGCGATGTCAACCTCGATCTGGTGCTGTCGGATCACAACCTGCGGTGTACGACCTGCGGGAAGAACGGCCGCTGTGAGCTACAGGACGCCGCGATCGAACAGGAGGTCGAGGAACCGCGCTACGGCGTCCTCGACGACCGCGAGGAGTACGAACCGCTCGACGACTCCTCGTCGTTCATTCAGATCGACCGCAACAAGTGCATCCTCTGTAACCGCTGTGTCGAGGCCTGCAACGACGTGCAGGTCGAAGGCGTGCTTCGAATGGAGGGATCGGGCCAGGACACGCGCATCGGCTTCCAGAACGGAGCCGAAACGATGGAAGACTCGACCTGCGTCTCCTGCGGTCACTGTGCGACCGTCTGCCCGACCGGTTCGCTCGTCGAGAAGGGGATCGAAGACGCGACGACGATTCCCCTCCCCGGCTTCACGCAGAAAAACAGCGTCGGCAAGAGCTACGAGAACTCCGGCGCGATCAAGGGGCCGATGACCCCGAAAAAACGGACCGAAGAGACGACCAACGGTGAATCGGCTTCCTCCGCAGAGAGTGGGGCCGACGACACACGCGGGACCGACGACACAGATGACTGGGCGTTCGACCGCGACGGTGATTGGCCATGA
- a CDS encoding L-lactate MFS transporter, giving the protein MTPITANKNRWLIAASAIAIHLSIGSIYAYSIYQNPLNETQGWSTSSVTLAFSIAIFVLGLTAAFLGKYVEKYGPRAAGLAAAVLYGLGMIGSGLSIRLGSLPLFLFTFGVVGGMGLGIGYISPIGTLVEWFPDRRGMATGLAVMGFGAGALVTGPLGNFLIQNAGVATTFFVLGGLYFVLMSLGASYLAKPPDGWLPEGMEDEENAHEKAKSALSGLDSLTAAQARTTPRFWMVWLIVFINVSAGIMLLAYASPMLQQIGGATATTAAFITGYIGIFNGGGRIAWSTLSDYIGRTNTYGAFMVIQIAAFFAMPQLTGVWMLAVTIFVVITCYGGGFACLPAYLSDLFGTAEVSAIHGYALTAWGVAGVVGPQVASLVLESTGTYTNALYVMNGALVVGLITVLALRWRIGRLKESSDASVGATASTD; this is encoded by the coding sequence ATGACACCAATAACAGCCAACAAGAATCGATGGCTGATCGCAGCGTCCGCGATCGCGATCCACCTGTCGATCGGGAGCATATACGCGTACAGCATCTATCAAAACCCGCTGAACGAGACGCAGGGCTGGAGCACCTCGAGCGTGACGCTCGCGTTCTCGATCGCGATCTTCGTGCTCGGGCTGACCGCCGCCTTCCTCGGTAAATACGTCGAGAAGTACGGGCCTCGAGCGGCCGGATTGGCGGCGGCAGTCCTGTACGGTCTCGGAATGATCGGCTCGGGGCTCAGCATACGGCTCGGGAGCCTCCCTCTGTTCCTTTTCACCTTCGGCGTCGTCGGCGGGATGGGACTGGGGATCGGATACATCTCCCCCATCGGGACGCTCGTCGAGTGGTTCCCGGATCGGCGCGGAATGGCGACCGGACTCGCGGTCATGGGCTTCGGGGCGGGTGCGCTGGTGACCGGCCCGCTCGGGAATTTTCTGATACAGAACGCCGGCGTCGCGACGACGTTTTTCGTCCTGGGCGGGCTGTACTTCGTCCTGATGTCGCTCGGCGCGAGCTACCTCGCCAAACCGCCGGACGGGTGGCTTCCCGAGGGGATGGAAGACGAGGAGAACGCACACGAGAAGGCAAAGAGCGCGCTCTCGGGTCTCGACAGTCTCACAGCAGCGCAGGCGCGAACGACGCCGCGCTTCTGGATGGTGTGGCTCATCGTCTTCATCAACGTCTCCGCGGGGATCATGCTGCTGGCCTACGCGTCGCCGATGCTCCAGCAGATCGGCGGCGCGACCGCAACGACCGCCGCGTTCATCACCGGCTACATCGGGATCTTCAACGGCGGCGGTCGGATCGCCTGGTCGACGCTCTCCGACTACATCGGTCGGACGAACACCTACGGCGCGTTCATGGTCATCCAGATAGCGGCTTTCTTCGCCATGCCCCAGCTTACGGGCGTCTGGATGCTTGCGGTGACCATCTTCGTCGTCATCACGTGTTACGGCGGCGGGTTCGCCTGCCTCCCGGCGTACCTCAGCGACCTCTTCGGAACGGCGGAGGTGAGCGCGATCCACGGCTACGCCCTCACCGCGTGGGGCGTCGCGGGCGTCGTCGGCCCACAGGTCGCCTCGCTCGTCCTCGAGTCGACCGGCACCTACACGAACGCGCTCTACGTCATGAACGGGGCGCTCGTCGTCGGATTGATCACGGTCCTTGCCCTTCGGTGGCGGATCGGACGGCTCAAAGAGAGCAGCGATGCCTCCGTCGGTGCCACTGCGTCGACTGACTGA
- a CDS encoding NADH-ubiquinone oxidoreductase-F iron-sulfur binding region domain-containing protein: MATRAGTTAFYEQCSVERLEAVVSSVDETGDVVSAEPDAVVEHEQNPSSLPTAQLPGLRAGDREVLGACGWRRPTDPADHEAAGGFVDSSPETVLETGATLRGRGWGDICHDDPVGETWRSVRSGDGDKAVVVNAHGNPADALLLSSAPFDVLEGAVALARTVDAERIVVYASADDDRAVEGVREAIENYPDAPIDIDVATGPAAYRAAEPSMAIEAIEGNHRLEARIRPPGLDEVGLFGQPTLVHTPRTVAHLAVALRTGSVPQTRLVTVTSDDTPTATVEVPETETLETAVDAVDVSGTFKAAAVGGTFGGITSDLDVGVGPDALSAADLGTEGVVHLLTDDHCVVEFVGQRTQYAAEENCGRCVPCREGTTQLVGLLRDVYEGEYDTDGIEELTDVLTTSSLCSFGVQAGRPARTALEEFESEFEAHAEGQCPAGSCLDPVEG; this comes from the coding sequence GTGGCTACGCGTGCGGGAACCACTGCCTTCTACGAACAGTGTTCGGTCGAACGGCTCGAGGCGGTCGTCTCGAGCGTCGACGAAACCGGCGACGTCGTGTCGGCGGAACCGGACGCCGTGGTCGAGCACGAGCAGAATCCCTCGAGTCTGCCGACCGCGCAGCTACCGGGCCTTCGTGCTGGCGACCGGGAGGTCCTCGGTGCCTGCGGCTGGCGTCGGCCGACCGACCCGGCCGACCACGAGGCTGCGGGAGGGTTCGTCGACTCGAGTCCGGAGACGGTACTGGAGACGGGAGCGACCCTCCGCGGGCGAGGCTGGGGCGACATCTGTCACGACGACCCGGTGGGCGAGACGTGGCGGTCCGTCCGGTCCGGCGACGGCGACAAAGCCGTGGTCGTCAACGCCCACGGGAACCCCGCGGACGCCCTCCTGCTCTCGAGCGCCCCCTTCGACGTGCTCGAGGGGGCTGTTGCGCTCGCTCGCACCGTCGACGCCGAACGGATCGTCGTCTACGCGTCCGCCGACGACGACCGCGCCGTGGAGGGGGTTCGCGAGGCGATCGAAAACTATCCGGACGCGCCGATCGATATCGACGTCGCTACAGGTCCCGCAGCGTACCGGGCGGCCGAGCCGTCGATGGCGATCGAAGCGATCGAAGGCAACCACCGACTCGAGGCTCGGATTCGACCGCCGGGCCTCGACGAGGTCGGACTCTTCGGCCAGCCGACGCTCGTTCACACCCCGCGAACGGTCGCCCACCTCGCGGTGGCACTCAGGACGGGATCCGTCCCGCAAACGCGCCTAGTGACAGTGACGAGCGACGATACGCCCACCGCGACGGTCGAAGTTCCGGAGACGGAGACGCTCGAGACCGCCGTCGACGCCGTCGACGTTTCTGGGACGTTCAAGGCGGCCGCCGTGGGCGGGACGTTCGGCGGCATTACGAGCGATCTGGACGTGGGCGTCGGACCGGACGCGCTGTCGGCCGCCGACCTCGGCACCGAGGGAGTCGTTCACTTGCTCACCGACGACCACTGTGTCGTCGAGTTCGTCGGTCAGCGAACGCAGTATGCCGCCGAGGAAAACTGCGGACGGTGCGTCCCGTGTCGCGAGGGCACGACACAACTCGTCGGGCTCCTGCGAGACGTGTACGAAGGCGAGTACGATACGGATGGAATCGAGGAACTGACCGACGTACTGACGACCTCGAGTCTCTGCTCGTTCGGCGTGCAGGCGGGCCGGCCGGCCCGGACGGCACTCGAGGAGTTCGAATCGGAGTTCGAAGCGCACGCCGAGGGACAGTGTCCGGCCGGCAGCTGTCTCGACCCCGTGGAGGGATGA
- the fdhF gene encoding formate dehydrogenase subunit alpha yields the protein MSDDLDGVAGYMERAKSQALENVEHVAEGVAAETLPEGKLFEIAQSIGDKRLEELNVADTTCGYCAVGCRFDLYSDGEEILAARPTDEEDAPVNGISTCVKGKFGYDFINSDDRLTTPLVRDANGEFREATWDEALSRVVEGLGSIKDEHGGEALSMIASSKATNEDNYLMGKFARQVLETNSIDNCNRLCHSSTVAGLAQTYGYGAASISTEDLELADCILLTGSNTTEAHPVLATRIKQNVRDGADLVVFDPREVQIAEYATQYSRVKPGYDAVWINGITRYIIENDLYDEEFVANRTTGFEDVREAVQEFTPERVEEVTGVPHEEIVSAAETIAEADSCVFGWTLGLTEHSHGTENVIAMGNLAAITGNLGKPGAGVSPFRGQNNVQGGGGDMGPLPDNFPGYQDIADDEIRAKFEDAWDCEISPEYGYYTTQMFLAADDDDVRGMYIVGENAAVSEPGVNHAEEVLENLDFLVVQDLFVNETAQYADVVLPACSFVEKTGTFTNTDRTVQMVKQVMEPKGDSRPDWKILQDLANRMGRDWNYDSTAEIMEEVNSLTPLYGGVTHERVEAEGGLQWPCWDEDHPGTERLYEEEFNTDDGKANLQGIGYSEPAETPDDEYPFTLTTGRVLYQYHTGTMTHREEGIMQYMPSDFIEIHPDTAANYGIEGGDMVTVESRRGEIVVPAQVTDRVGPENVFVPIHFAESAVNQLTDEEHLDPAAATPEFKVSAVNISPYEGESEPIRTPDFEASTGDD from the coding sequence ATGAGCGACGACTTAGACGGCGTCGCCGGCTACATGGAACGCGCGAAATCTCAGGCGCTCGAGAACGTCGAACACGTCGCCGAGGGGGTCGCCGCCGAAACGCTCCCGGAGGGGAAGCTGTTCGAGATCGCCCAGTCGATCGGCGACAAGCGACTCGAGGAACTGAACGTCGCCGACACGACCTGTGGCTACTGCGCCGTCGGCTGCCGGTTCGACCTCTACTCCGACGGCGAGGAGATCCTCGCTGCGCGCCCGACCGACGAGGAGGACGCGCCGGTCAACGGCATCTCGACGTGCGTGAAAGGCAAGTTCGGCTACGACTTCATCAACTCCGACGACCGGCTGACGACGCCGCTGGTTCGCGACGCGAACGGCGAGTTCCGTGAAGCTACGTGGGACGAGGCGCTCTCGCGGGTGGTCGAGGGACTCGGCTCGATCAAGGACGAACACGGCGGCGAGGCGCTGTCGATGATCGCCTCCTCGAAGGCGACCAACGAGGACAACTACCTGATGGGCAAGTTCGCCCGGCAGGTCCTCGAGACGAACAGCATCGACAACTGCAACCGCCTCTGTCACTCCTCGACGGTGGCGGGGCTCGCCCAGACCTACGGCTACGGCGCGGCGTCGATCAGCACCGAGGACCTCGAGCTCGCAGACTGCATCCTGCTCACGGGCTCGAACACGACGGAGGCGCATCCGGTCCTCGCGACCCGGATCAAACAGAACGTCCGAGACGGGGCCGATCTGGTCGTGTTCGACCCGCGAGAGGTCCAGATCGCCGAGTACGCTACTCAGTACAGCCGCGTCAAACCGGGTTACGACGCTGTCTGGATCAACGGCATCACCCGGTACATCATCGAAAACGACCTCTACGACGAGGAGTTCGTCGCGAACCGAACGACGGGCTTCGAGGACGTCAGAGAGGCCGTCCAGGAGTTCACGCCCGAGCGCGTCGAGGAGGTCACCGGCGTCCCCCACGAGGAGATCGTCTCCGCGGCGGAGACCATCGCCGAGGCCGACAGTTGCGTCTTCGGCTGGACGCTCGGCCTCACCGAACACTCCCACGGGACCGAGAACGTCATCGCGATGGGGAACCTGGCCGCCATCACCGGCAACCTCGGCAAACCCGGCGCGGGCGTCTCGCCGTTCCGCGGCCAGAACAACGTCCAGGGCGGCGGCGGCGACATGGGCCCGCTCCCGGACAACTTCCCCGGCTATCAGGACATCGCCGACGACGAGATCCGCGCGAAGTTCGAGGACGCCTGGGACTGCGAGATATCCCCGGAGTACGGCTACTACACGACCCAGATGTTCCTCGCGGCCGACGACGACGACGTCCGCGGGATGTACATCGTCGGCGAGAACGCGGCGGTGTCGGAACCCGGCGTCAATCACGCCGAGGAGGTCCTCGAGAATCTCGACTTCCTCGTCGTTCAGGACCTCTTCGTCAACGAGACCGCCCAGTACGCAGACGTGGTCCTCCCCGCGTGTTCGTTCGTCGAGAAGACAGGGACGTTCACGAACACGGACCGCACCGTCCAGATGGTCAAGCAAGTGATGGAGCCCAAGGGCGACTCCCGTCCCGACTGGAAGATCCTGCAGGACCTTGCAAACCGGATGGGGCGAGACTGGAACTACGACTCGACGGCCGAGATCATGGAGGAGGTAAACTCCCTGACGCCGCTGTACGGCGGCGTGACCCACGAGCGCGTCGAGGCCGAGGGCGGACTCCAGTGGCCCTGCTGGGACGAGGACCACCCCGGCACCGAACGCCTCTACGAGGAGGAGTTCAACACCGACGACGGAAAGGCGAACCTGCAGGGGATCGGCTACAGCGAACCGGCCGAAACGCCCGACGACGAGTATCCGTTCACGCTTACCACCGGCCGAGTCCTCTACCAGTACCACACGGGGACGATGACCCACCGCGAGGAGGGAATCATGCAGTACATGCCGAGTGACTTCATCGAGATTCACCCCGACACGGCCGCGAACTACGGCATCGAAGGCGGCGACATGGTGACCGTCGAATCCAGGCGCGGCGAGATCGTCGTGCCGGCGCAGGTGACCGACCGGGTCGGCCCGGAGAACGTCTTCGTTCCGATCCACTTCGCCGAGAGCGCTGTGAACCAGCTCACCGACGAGGAGCACTTAGACCCCGCCGCAGCGACGCCGGAGTTCAAAGTCTCGGCCGTCAACATCAGCCCATACGAGGGAGAGTCCGAACCGATTCGAACCCCCGACTTCGAAGCCAGCACGGGTGACGACTGA